One window of Bifidobacterium pseudocatenulatum DSM 20438 = JCM 1200 = LMG 10505 genomic DNA carries:
- a CDS encoding PH domain-containing protein, with translation MKVASGNVLWRQRKRNWCRTPFTFTVYMLTDQEMSIKTGILNEKFNLIKLFRIVDISVERTFLQRLFGLSTLVLDTRDQSSGNGVVVLKNVVHGFEVRRVMQEAVDSSRKENGMSAREFLGGPGGPGPEGPGMGFDAPDMGDL, from the coding sequence ATGAAGGTTGCAAGCGGTAATGTTCTGTGGCGTCAGCGCAAGCGTAATTGGTGTCGTACGCCGTTCACGTTCACCGTGTACATGCTCACTGATCAGGAAATGAGCATCAAAACCGGCATCCTTAACGAGAAATTCAATCTCATCAAACTATTCCGCATCGTGGATATTAGTGTGGAGCGCACGTTCCTGCAGCGCCTGTTCGGTTTGAGCACGCTGGTACTTGATACGCGCGACCAGTCTTCCGGCAACGGTGTTGTGGTACTGAAGAACGTGGTGCATGGTTTTGAGGTTCGCCGGGTGATGCAGGAGGCCGTGGACTCATCCCGTAAGGAAAATGGCATGTCAGCGCGCGAATTCCTCGGAGGTCCGGGCGGTCCGGGGCCGGAAGGACCTGGCATGGGATTCGATGCGCCTGATATGGGCGATTTGTAG
- a CDS encoding peptide deformylase: MFGRNSKVSLELNREVEKLIKTGGKEQLLPIVQAGEPVLRQQTAAYEGQLSRKTLDKLIETMRVTMIEAPGVGLAATQIGLGLALAVVEDHVRDDDDDDPREAAEFPFHVIINPSYEPIGTETRSFYEGCLSFDGYQAVRKRWLDIIARWQDEDGKQHEEHLHGWPARIFQHETDHLSGELYIDKAEIRSLATNENLEDFWCDDPVPTEAAAELGFEL; encoded by the coding sequence ATGTTTGGACGTAACTCGAAAGTCAGCCTCGAGCTCAACCGCGAGGTCGAAAAACTCATCAAAACCGGCGGCAAGGAACAGCTGCTTCCCATCGTGCAGGCAGGTGAACCGGTACTGCGCCAGCAGACCGCAGCCTACGAAGGCCAACTGAGCCGCAAGACACTTGACAAGCTCATCGAAACCATGCGCGTCACCATGATCGAAGCGCCGGGCGTAGGTCTCGCCGCAACCCAGATCGGCCTCGGACTGGCGCTTGCCGTGGTGGAAGACCATGTGCGCGACGACGATGACGATGACCCGCGCGAAGCGGCCGAATTCCCATTCCACGTCATCATCAACCCCAGCTATGAGCCGATCGGCACCGAAACCCGCAGCTTCTACGAAGGCTGCCTGAGCTTCGACGGCTATCAGGCGGTACGCAAGCGCTGGCTCGACATCATCGCCCGCTGGCAGGATGAAGATGGCAAACAGCATGAGGAACATCTGCACGGCTGGCCGGCCCGCATCTTCCAGCACGAAACCGACCATCTGAGCGGCGAACTGTATATCGACAAGGCGGAAATCCGCAGCCTCGCCACCAACGAGAATCTTGAGGATTTCTGGTGCGACGATCCGGTTCCCACCGAAGCCGCCGCCGAACTCGGATTCGAACTGTAA
- a CDS encoding DUF6880 family protein, with translation MSNEHGRINRLQEVEDLTEYINNGWLHSGESDGPTFLWNDMIREASQEDAENRNNVPVAQLSDADMVISMPMQWYFDSIAAMVPTAERTDTGVEIPRIDMPTFHLDSQALSGVDAVVGNAIVSTRWLDAVGNLAKAVEMTARFVGNVADRDNEGFDYLKDLIQTVRVYMDAVACNADPMTGEQALNIITQVACNEDFRLNAMQMVELLSCGLSFAQWDDTRMFAYDALNKGIATMSDFATSASTLANSADDSDSRDMQTDSQSVAQVKTDLGLFEDADSLSAEDLNNLAMLDPALLSEKEIAQAAQNQFDHAVQFLRHDLLRISGDIDEADRFLRDNHTSEPLADAYAARLIAAERWQDLLDFVDLVLRDKPNQVTMMFPEEVVPYEWETIREAALEALGRSDELVAMYQERLDDTYDPNTALNHLKLHAWLNQQ, from the coding sequence ATGAGCAACGAACACGGTAGGATCAACCGTCTGCAGGAAGTCGAGGATCTCACCGAGTACATCAACAATGGATGGCTGCATTCCGGCGAATCCGACGGCCCGACGTTCCTATGGAACGACATGATCCGCGAGGCCAGTCAGGAAGATGCCGAAAACCGCAATAATGTGCCCGTAGCACAGCTTTCCGACGCGGACATGGTAATCAGTATGCCCATGCAATGGTATTTCGATTCCATCGCCGCCATGGTGCCCACAGCCGAACGCACCGATACCGGCGTGGAGATTCCAAGAATCGACATGCCAACGTTCCATCTTGATTCGCAGGCGCTTTCCGGCGTGGACGCGGTGGTCGGCAATGCCATCGTAAGCACACGTTGGCTGGATGCTGTCGGCAATCTCGCCAAGGCAGTGGAAATGACCGCGCGATTCGTTGGCAACGTCGCAGATCGAGACAATGAGGGCTTCGACTATTTGAAAGACCTGATTCAGACCGTGCGCGTGTACATGGACGCCGTGGCCTGCAATGCCGATCCCATGACCGGCGAACAGGCGCTGAATATCATCACGCAAGTGGCCTGCAATGAGGATTTCCGTCTTAACGCCATGCAGATGGTTGAACTGCTTTCGTGCGGCCTGTCGTTCGCGCAATGGGACGATACGCGCATGTTCGCTTACGATGCGTTGAATAAGGGCATTGCCACGATGAGTGATTTCGCCACGTCTGCTTCGACGTTGGCAAACTCGGCAGATGATTCCGACAGCCGCGACATGCAAACTGATTCGCAGTCTGTTGCGCAAGTGAAAACCGATTTGGGTTTGTTTGAAGACGCTGATTCCTTATCCGCAGAAGATTTGAATAATCTCGCGATGCTTGATCCTGCTTTGCTTTCAGAAAAGGAGATTGCGCAGGCCGCGCAGAATCAGTTCGATCATGCCGTACAGTTTTTGCGACATGACTTGCTGCGGATTAGTGGTGACATTGATGAGGCTGATCGTTTCCTGCGTGACAATCATACTTCCGAACCGCTCGCCGATGCGTATGCGGCACGTCTGATTGCTGCCGAACGTTGGCAGGATCTGCTCGATTTTGTCGATCTGGTGTTGCGGGACAAACCTAATCAGGTCACGATGATGTTCCCCGAAGAAGTGGTGCCCTACGAGTGGGAGACGATTCGCGAGGCCGCTTTGGAAGCGCTGGGACGCAGCGACGAACTGGTTGCCATGTATCAGGAACGCTTGGATGATACGTATGATCCCAATACCGCGCTCAATCATCTGAAACTCCACGCCTGGTTGAATCAGCAGTAG
- the tnpA gene encoding IS200/IS605 family transposase — MELESNHHSVFLLHYHLVLVVKYRRKVFDDIVSARAREIFEYIAPKYGITVEEWNHDMDHVHVLFRAQPKSELSKFINAYKSASSRLLKQEFPQIRQKLWKEYFWSRSFCLLTTGGAPIEVVRRYIENQGRR; from the coding sequence ATGGAATTGGAGTCGAATCATCATTCGGTGTTCCTGTTGCATTATCATCTCGTGCTCGTCGTGAAATACCGTCGCAAGGTGTTCGACGATATCGTTTCGGCGCGTGCGCGTGAGATATTCGAGTACATCGCACCCAAGTATGGGATAACCGTGGAGGAATGGAACCACGACATGGACCACGTGCATGTATTGTTCCGCGCCCAGCCGAAGAGTGAGTTGAGCAAGTTCATCAACGCTTACAAGAGCGCGTCGAGTCGTCTGCTCAAGCAGGAGTTTCCGCAGATTCGGCAGAAACTGTGGAAGGAGTATTTCTGGAGCCGCAGCTTCTGCCTGCTGACCACGGGCGGCGCTCCCATCGAAGTGGTACGACGCTACATCGAGAATCAGGGACGCAGGTAG
- the glmM gene encoding phosphoglucosamine mutase has translation MPRMFGTDGVRGLANRALTAQLALDLGDAAVRVLGDDGDKSEFDGRRRALVGRDTRVSGDFLAAALSAGMSAGGFDVIDAGIIPTPGVAYLTSVLNVEMGAVISASHNPMPDNGIKFFARGGFKLPDTKEDEIENVLGQDWERPTGAGVGRISHDTATATNLYIDHLVSTIAPIGPDKSQPTPLKGLKVVADCANGATSVVAPEALRRAGADVIVINASPDGYNINKNAGSTHPEQLQAMVKASGADLGVAFDGDADRCLAVDGEGNMVNGDQIMGILARAKKNAGKLNHDTLVVTVMSNLGLKLALRSMGIKTVQTGVGDRYVLEEMLRGDYSLGGEQSGHVINREFATTGDGTLTALTLCNEVVNSGKSLKELASDFPQLPQTLINVPNVDKLAAKTNAKVQAAVEREEKMLGDTGRVLLRPSGTEPLVRVMAEAETQQQADEVCDRLAKVVAEELAL, from the coding sequence TTGGGCGATGCTGCGGTGCGCGTGCTTGGCGATGATGGAGACAAAAGCGAATTCGACGGTCGTCGCCGTGCACTGGTCGGCCGCGATACTCGCGTTTCCGGCGATTTTCTTGCAGCGGCACTGTCCGCAGGCATGTCCGCAGGTGGTTTCGATGTGATCGACGCGGGCATTATTCCAACCCCTGGCGTCGCATACCTGACTTCCGTGCTGAACGTGGAAATGGGTGCCGTGATTTCCGCATCCCATAACCCCATGCCCGACAACGGCATCAAATTCTTCGCACGCGGCGGATTCAAATTGCCTGACACCAAAGAAGACGAAATCGAAAACGTGCTCGGCCAGGATTGGGAACGCCCGACCGGTGCAGGCGTGGGACGTATCAGCCACGACACGGCAACCGCAACCAACCTGTATATCGACCATCTGGTATCCACAATCGCCCCCATCGGGCCTGACAAGTCCCAGCCGACACCGTTGAAAGGCTTGAAAGTCGTGGCTGACTGCGCCAACGGCGCCACCTCCGTGGTCGCGCCGGAAGCGTTGCGCCGCGCAGGAGCCGACGTGATCGTGATCAACGCTTCGCCAGACGGCTACAACATCAACAAGAACGCCGGATCCACACACCCCGAACAGCTGCAGGCCATGGTCAAAGCCTCCGGAGCCGACTTGGGCGTGGCATTCGACGGTGACGCCGACCGTTGCCTTGCCGTAGACGGCGAAGGCAATATGGTCAACGGCGATCAGATCATGGGCATTCTTGCACGTGCCAAGAAAAACGCGGGCAAACTCAACCACGACACCCTCGTGGTAACCGTGATGAGCAACCTCGGCCTGAAGCTCGCCCTGCGTTCCATGGGCATCAAAACCGTGCAAACCGGCGTGGGCGACCGTTACGTGCTTGAGGAAATGCTGCGCGGCGACTATTCGCTCGGCGGCGAACAGTCCGGCCACGTGATCAACCGCGAATTCGCCACCACCGGCGACGGTACACTCACCGCACTGACCTTGTGCAACGAAGTGGTCAACTCCGGCAAGAGTCTCAAAGAACTCGCATCCGACTTCCCGCAACTGCCGCAAACCCTCATCAATGTGCCAAACGTCGACAAGCTCGCAGCCAAAACCAACGCCAAAGTGCAGGCGGCCGTCGAACGCGAAGAGAAAATGCTCGGCGACACCGGCCGCGTGCTCTTGCGTCCCTCCGGCACCGAACCGCTCGTGCGCGTCATGGCTGAAGCGGAAACCCAGCAGCAGGCCGACGAGGTCTGCGACCGTCTCGCCAAAGTCGTGGCCGAAGAACTCGCCTTGTAA
- a CDS encoding RNA-guided endonuclease TnpB family protein produces MQVTRHCAVTYRIYPDKAQAGLIDRTIGCARLVYNLMLETRIDTYNRTGKSCNPTPAQYKDEYPFLREVDSLALCNAQLNVAKAYNNFFRDPKHVGFPKYKAKHRSAWRYTTNNNNRNIRLIEGGRYLKLPKVGVMRARQHKTIPDDWKLKSATVEHLKSGGYTATILFEYETQAPEPVRPVHIVGLDYASHGLYVSSDGEQADYPRFYRQMEPRLMREQRRLSHMVKGSGNWVKQKRRIAKLAAKVRNQRADFLHKTANRLAARYDCVGVEDLDMKDMSQSLALGKSTMDNGYGMFRTMLAYKLERQGKQLVTVDRFYPSSQLCSDCGYRNKDTKNLYIREWTCPDCGVWHDRDVNAATNIMHETRRLVQE; encoded by the coding sequence ATGCAGGTCACACGGCATTGCGCGGTCACGTACCGCATCTACCCGGACAAGGCCCAGGCCGGTCTCATCGACCGGACGATAGGGTGCGCGCGACTCGTCTACAATCTCATGCTCGAAACCCGCATCGACACGTACAATCGCACCGGCAAGTCATGCAACCCCACGCCCGCCCAGTACAAGGACGAGTATCCGTTCCTACGCGAAGTGGACAGTCTCGCACTATGCAACGCCCAATTGAACGTGGCGAAGGCGTACAACAATTTCTTCCGCGACCCCAAGCATGTGGGCTTCCCGAAATACAAGGCGAAGCATCGCAGCGCATGGCGGTACACGACGAACAACAACAACCGCAACATCCGACTCATCGAAGGAGGCAGATACCTCAAACTTCCCAAAGTGGGCGTGATGCGCGCCCGCCAGCACAAGACGATTCCCGATGACTGGAAGCTCAAAAGCGCCACGGTGGAACATCTCAAGAGCGGTGGATACACGGCGACGATACTGTTCGAGTACGAGACCCAAGCACCCGAACCCGTCCGACCCGTGCATATCGTCGGATTGGATTACGCCTCCCACGGCCTGTACGTGTCCAGCGACGGCGAACAAGCCGACTACCCGCGTTTCTACCGGCAGATGGAGCCACGGCTGATGCGCGAGCAACGCAGACTCAGCCACATGGTCAAGGGGTCCGGTAATTGGGTGAAACAGAAGCGGCGCATCGCCAAGCTCGCCGCCAAGGTCAGGAACCAGCGAGCCGACTTCCTGCACAAGACGGCCAACCGGCTCGCCGCCCGATATGATTGCGTCGGCGTGGAGGACTTGGACATGAAGGACATGAGCCAATCCCTCGCACTCGGCAAAAGCACGATGGACAACGGGTACGGCATGTTCCGCACCATGCTCGCATACAAGCTCGAACGACAAGGCAAGCAGCTGGTCACGGTAGACAGGTTCTACCCGTCCAGTCAACTATGCTCCGATTGCGGCTACCGCAATAAGGATACGAAGAACCTGTATATCCGCGAATGGACATGCCCCGATTGCGGGGTCTGGCATGACAGGGACGTGAACGCCGCGACCAACATCATGCACGAAACACGACGACTCGTGCAGGAATGA
- a CDS encoding UvrD-helicase domain-containing protein, which yields MPQPMLPAEQIERARNIIGKIEKHELSDEQISAIAGAGHNTLVLAGAGTGKTTTIVGYIAWLLNTGTATPEEILVLSFTKASADEMSSRITQSTGKVIRACTFHSLGLEICRSSTIANRPIIDGHTSNNVVRNAFEYLLEHNVSYRLLAFKLMSQQLLDKYSTAARLENFQLPTDDYAFNQYRQNLIDTTQTIIQHMRSNNIDIAGMQTLNERYGGKNIGRNREMLQLIEPLYHAYIQNFKTNNGIDFPGMIVDAISCVNNGSYRHPYKYVLIDEYQDMSRPRYELIRALRLQHDFSLFCVGDDWQSIYRFAGSDIHLILDFDRIWRAWGPTFMFQITTTRRFRQSLIDASGAFVMRDTNLYVKHLNNPSDKKDYSLKALGGHTEEERFNVIVEQLRKLPKTASVLLLGRYRSDINLMIRCDQEGLFSIDQSTGNIRFLEKPDMDIRFMTAHASKGLQRDFVFLLCCSGGLKGFPSTIPEEPLLGLLLPEVERCPHAEERRLFYVAMTRCKKKLFFIVDQTRPSRFMYELHSKICPNIFRGVKLPPQCPNCGEALSLRHNRNDPNRSFYGCTGFPNCRYTQQAK from the coding sequence ATGCCGCAACCAATGCTCCCTGCCGAGCAGATCGAACGGGCGCGAAATATCATCGGCAAAATCGAAAAGCATGAGTTAAGCGACGAGCAGATCAGCGCCATCGCCGGAGCGGGTCACAATACGCTAGTGCTCGCAGGTGCGGGAACCGGCAAAACCACTACCATCGTCGGCTATATCGCATGGCTGCTGAACACAGGAACCGCCACTCCCGAAGAGATTCTGGTGCTATCGTTCACCAAAGCTTCCGCCGACGAAATGTCGAGCCGCATCACGCAAAGCACCGGCAAAGTCATTCGCGCATGCACCTTCCATAGCCTCGGACTGGAAATCTGCCGTTCCTCCACCATTGCCAATCGTCCAATTATTGACGGGCACACGTCAAACAATGTGGTGCGTAACGCATTTGAATACCTGCTTGAACACAATGTTTCCTATCGTCTTCTGGCATTTAAACTTATGTCGCAACAGTTGCTTGATAAATATTCCACAGCTGCACGACTTGAGAATTTCCAGCTTCCAACAGACGATTATGCATTCAATCAATATCGTCAGAATCTTATCGATACCACACAAACTATTATTCAGCACATGCGATCAAACAATATTGACATTGCCGGAATGCAAACCCTTAACGAACGTTATGGCGGTAAAAACATCGGTCGCAATCGTGAGATGCTGCAGCTCATAGAACCGCTTTATCATGCCTATATACAGAATTTCAAAACCAATAATGGCATTGATTTTCCGGGAATGATCGTTGACGCCATCAGTTGCGTCAATAATGGCTCGTACCGGCACCCATATAAATATGTGCTGATTGACGAATATCAGGACATGTCACGACCGCGCTATGAATTAATTCGTGCGCTTCGCTTACAACATGATTTCTCACTATTCTGCGTTGGCGATGATTGGCAGTCGATTTATCGTTTTGCAGGCAGCGACATTCATCTCATTCTCGATTTCGACCGAATTTGGCGCGCCTGGGGTCCGACCTTCATGTTCCAGATCACCACCACACGGCGCTTCCGTCAAAGCCTTATTGACGCAAGCGGAGCATTCGTGATGCGCGATACCAATCTGTATGTCAAACATCTCAATAATCCCAGCGATAAGAAGGATTATTCGTTGAAAGCACTTGGCGGACATACTGAGGAAGAACGATTCAATGTGATTGTCGAGCAGTTGCGCAAACTACCGAAAACCGCGTCCGTACTACTGCTGGGCCGGTATCGCAGCGATATCAATCTCATGATTCGTTGCGATCAAGAAGGTCTGTTCTCCATCGACCAAAGCACTGGAAATATTCGTTTTCTCGAAAAACCGGATATGGATATTCGTTTCATGACCGCTCATGCGTCCAAAGGATTGCAACGCGACTTCGTATTTCTGCTCTGCTGTTCCGGCGGATTGAAAGGCTTTCCAAGCACGATTCCCGAAGAGCCGCTGCTTGGTCTGCTACTGCCGGAAGTGGAGCGATGCCCGCATGCGGAGGAACGGCGACTGTTTTACGTGGCGATGACCCGATGCAAGAAGAAACTGTTCTTCATCGTGGATCAGACCCGTCCGTCGCGATTCATGTATGAACTGCATAGCAAGATCTGTCCGAACATTTTCCGAGGAGTCAAGCTTCCTCCGCAATGCCCGAATTGCGGCGAAGCCCTAAGCTTGCGGCACAATCGCAACGATCCGAACCGCTCATTCTACGGGTGCACCGGCTTCCCAAACTGCCGCTACACCCAACAAGCAAAATAA
- a CDS encoding Gfo/Idh/MocA family protein, translated as MARIRVAILGAGRIAQHMADTLVKMAEDVRYADLVEPYAVAARNAVRAADFAAKYGFPVSYGSYEELVADPNVDLVYIATPHNLHAEQAILCMKAGKGVLVEKAFGANAAQTREMLAVAKETGMLCAEAIWTRYMPSRAIIDKILASGAIGEIQAIDANLCYPTTAKARITDPALAGGALLDVGVYPINFIDMIMHNAPIARIESSMRAYETGVDAHNSMTFYYENGVMATAQSSILCHSDRTGSVWGTDGYMVCQNINNVEAIDVYDGNHTVVAHYDVPAQLTGYEYEVAAAAQAVIDGRTECEEMPHADTLRIMELMDSLRRDWNLTYPFER; from the coding sequence ATGGCTCGTATTCGTGTCGCGATTCTCGGCGCAGGCCGGATCGCGCAACATATGGCTGACACGCTGGTGAAAATGGCCGAAGACGTTCGTTATGCGGATTTGGTGGAACCGTATGCTGTCGCCGCACGAAATGCGGTGCGTGCGGCCGATTTCGCCGCGAAATACGGTTTTCCAGTTTCATACGGTTCATATGAGGAACTTGTGGCCGATCCGAACGTGGACTTGGTGTACATCGCTACGCCGCACAATCTGCATGCGGAACAGGCGATATTGTGCATGAAAGCCGGCAAGGGTGTGCTGGTGGAGAAAGCATTCGGCGCGAATGCGGCACAGACCCGTGAGATGTTAGCCGTTGCAAAAGAAACCGGCATGCTATGCGCGGAAGCGATTTGGACGCGATACATGCCGTCCCGCGCCATTATCGATAAGATTCTCGCCTCCGGTGCGATTGGTGAAATACAGGCGATCGATGCGAACCTGTGTTACCCCACCACCGCGAAGGCGCGAATCACTGATCCCGCGCTTGCCGGTGGCGCATTGTTGGATGTTGGCGTATATCCGATCAATTTCATCGACATGATCATGCATAATGCGCCGATCGCTCGCATTGAATCGTCGATGCGAGCGTACGAAACCGGCGTGGATGCGCATAATTCCATGACGTTCTATTACGAGAACGGTGTGATGGCGACCGCGCAAAGTTCGATTCTGTGCCATAGCGACCGCACGGGATCCGTGTGGGGAACCGATGGTTATATGGTGTGCCAGAACATTAATAATGTTGAGGCGATTGACGTGTATGACGGCAATCATACGGTTGTTGCACATTACGATGTTCCCGCCCAGCTCACCGGCTACGAATACGAGGTGGCGGCCGCCGCACAGGCCGTAATCGACGGTCGCACCGAATGCGAGGAAATGCCCCACGCAGACACCCTGCGCATCATGGAACTCATGGACTCCCTGCGCCGCGACTGGAACCTCACCTACCCCTTCGAACGTTAA